One genomic segment of Intestinimonas butyriciproducens includes these proteins:
- a CDS encoding cyclase family protein has protein sequence MELLENYRLVDLTVPIKTPNLEEMDPKLATSLAAEIEYLDHEDTIPLVSGYFGCRPEDLHGGCGWATERVRTSTHAGTHVDAPWHYAPASGGKPSRRIDECPLEWYFGRGVVLNMTHKKSGETVSAQDVKDALAALDYTLSYGDIVCIRYDTDKTFGTAAYWGEHPGLSAEAVRFILDQGVKVIGVDSPGFDVPFAKTKANFADSHDKSILWEAHCAGIDYDYSHIEKLGNLDKVPEKGFYISCFPVNLYQGSASWSRVVAFVPKDL, from the coding sequence ATGGAACTGTTGGAAAACTACAGGCTGGTGGATTTGACCGTCCCCATCAAGACCCCGAACTTGGAAGAGATGGACCCGAAACTGGCCACAAGCCTGGCGGCTGAGATCGAATATCTGGATCACGAGGATACCATCCCCCTGGTCAGCGGATATTTCGGCTGTCGTCCGGAGGATCTGCACGGGGGCTGCGGCTGGGCCACAGAGCGTGTCAGGACCTCCACCCATGCGGGGACACATGTGGATGCGCCATGGCATTATGCTCCCGCTTCCGGCGGTAAGCCCTCCCGCAGGATTGACGAGTGCCCCCTAGAGTGGTATTTCGGCCGCGGCGTGGTGCTCAATATGACCCACAAAAAGAGCGGCGAGACCGTCTCTGCCCAGGACGTAAAAGACGCGCTGGCCGCTCTGGATTATACCCTGAGCTATGGCGACATCGTCTGCATCCGCTATGACACGGACAAGACCTTCGGTACGGCGGCCTATTGGGGCGAGCATCCGGGCCTGAGCGCGGAGGCCGTACGCTTTATCCTGGATCAGGGCGTCAAAGTTATCGGCGTCGACTCCCCCGGCTTCGATGTTCCCTTTGCCAAGACAAAGGCAAATTTTGCCGATTCCCACGACAAATCCATCCTCTGGGAGGCACACTGCGCCGGCATCGATTACGACTACTCCCACATCGAAAAGCTGGGCAACCTGGACAAGGTCCCCGAAAAGGGTTTTTACATCTCCTGTTTCCCCGTCAACCTCTACCAGGGCAGCGCCAGCTGGTCCCGGGTTGTGGCCTTCGTTCCGAAAGATCTATAA
- a CDS encoding tripartite tricarboxylate transporter permease, producing the protein MDILQNLAAGIAHLASPEVWLFIILGVAVGIVFGAIPGLTATTALAMFTPLTFALSRYPAFGFLLGIYCGGYYAGSIPAILLKTPGAPGNAATCVDGYPMREQGLAGKALSLSVTSSMIGGIFSALVLLFFAPLIGKMGYLFGAPEYFAIAMMGMTCLAGVSGKDLCKGIASGLLGLCMAMIGQDAITGMTRFTFGSVQMISGISLIPGLIGLFAVTEVLNKAEEIGREKKGTITDFKFYPPKLADYIHIKWILFKSCVIGTVIGAIPGTGPTISAWMAYNEAKRSSKHPELYGKGSPEGVIACESSNNAVTGGAMIPLTTLGIPGDSVTAILLGALMIHGMTPGVTFVTNYADMLYFFFIVLIIANLFMWAFGLLGSKLFPYILSVPTQILMPFVIVMCICGVYAAASTYYNLFLIVILGAVGFLLIKAGFSMAPMVLGFVLGNIIENNFQRALIGSNMDPLCFFSSPLSIGIWVAAIVLTTWMLVKNKQSNTMDAKLNSAKGADTSAEKD; encoded by the coding sequence ATGGACATACTGCAAAACCTCGCCGCAGGCATTGCCCACCTGGCCAGCCCTGAGGTTTGGCTCTTCATTATCCTCGGTGTTGCCGTCGGCATCGTGTTTGGCGCCATTCCAGGTCTGACCGCCACCACTGCACTCGCCATGTTTACCCCCTTGACGTTTGCGCTTTCCCGCTACCCCGCCTTCGGCTTTCTGCTGGGCATTTACTGCGGCGGCTACTACGCGGGCAGCATCCCCGCCATTCTGCTCAAAACACCCGGCGCCCCTGGCAACGCGGCCACCTGTGTGGACGGCTACCCCATGCGGGAACAGGGCTTGGCTGGCAAGGCACTCTCCCTCTCTGTCACCTCTTCCATGATCGGCGGCATTTTTTCCGCTCTGGTTCTGCTGTTTTTTGCACCGCTGATCGGTAAAATGGGTTACCTGTTCGGCGCGCCCGAGTACTTTGCCATCGCCATGATGGGCATGACTTGTCTGGCCGGCGTCTCCGGCAAGGACCTCTGCAAGGGCATCGCCTCCGGCCTTCTGGGCCTGTGCATGGCCATGATCGGCCAGGATGCCATCACCGGCATGACCCGCTTCACCTTCGGCTCTGTCCAGATGATCTCCGGCATTTCCCTGATCCCCGGCCTCATTGGTCTGTTCGCCGTGACAGAGGTCCTCAATAAGGCGGAAGAGATCGGCCGGGAGAAGAAGGGGACCATTACCGACTTCAAATTCTATCCCCCCAAACTCGCAGACTATATCCATATCAAATGGATTCTCTTCAAGTCCTGTGTAATTGGCACCGTCATTGGCGCGATCCCCGGCACCGGCCCCACCATCTCCGCCTGGATGGCCTACAACGAGGCCAAGCGCTCCTCCAAGCATCCCGAGCTGTACGGCAAGGGCTCTCCGGAGGGCGTCATCGCCTGCGAGTCGTCCAACAATGCGGTGACCGGCGGTGCCATGATCCCGCTTACCACCCTTGGTATCCCCGGCGACTCCGTCACCGCCATCCTGCTGGGCGCCCTGATGATCCACGGCATGACCCCCGGCGTGACCTTTGTCACCAATTACGCCGACATGCTGTACTTCTTCTTTATCGTCCTCATCATTGCCAATCTGTTTATGTGGGCGTTTGGTCTTTTGGGCAGCAAGCTGTTCCCCTATATCCTCTCCGTCCCCACTCAGATCCTGATGCCCTTTGTCATCGTCATGTGTATCTGCGGCGTCTATGCGGCCGCTTCCACCTACTACAACCTGTTCCTCATCGTGATCCTCGGCGCAGTCGGTTTCCTGCTCATCAAAGCTGGCTTCAGTATGGCTCCTATGGTCCTGGGCTTTGTGCTGGGCAACATCATCGAGAACAACTTCCAGCGGGCCCTGATCGGGAGCAATATGGATCCCCTCTGCTTCTTCTCCAGCCCCCTAAGCATCGGCATCTGGGTCGCTGCCATCGTGCTGACCACCTGGATGCTGGTCAAAAACAAACAGTCCAATACCATGGATGCAAAACTAAACTCTGCCAAAGGTGCGGATACGTCCGCAGAGAAAGACTAA
- a CDS encoding nitroreductase family protein, protein MIHNETIDLLLAHSSVRQYQDKPVSQEVVDTILNCAQRAPTSSYLQSYTIIQVEDKEKRAALMEFSGGQKWLVNAPLVLLFCGDLHRDDQLLHPADQNVLHNAELFTVAVSDASLVAQRAFIAAQALGLGGVIVGGVRNETAKMARLFDLPELVFPLYVLCLGYPESVPVQRPRFETRFIHAVDRYPALPDPDALVAYDNEVREYFLKHTSDPNEFGWIARGQHAISSKPRYAVGEYLKEAGFLTKTEPSV, encoded by the coding sequence ATGATCCATAACGAAACCATCGATCTTTTGCTCGCTCACAGCTCTGTCCGCCAGTATCAGGACAAACCGGTCTCCCAGGAGGTGGTGGACACCATTTTGAACTGCGCGCAGCGGGCGCCTACCTCCAGCTATCTTCAGTCCTATACCATCATTCAGGTGGAAGACAAAGAGAAGCGGGCCGCCCTGATGGAGTTCTCCGGCGGGCAAAAGTGGCTGGTCAACGCCCCGCTGGTGCTCCTGTTCTGCGGCGATCTGCACCGGGACGACCAGCTCCTCCACCCGGCCGATCAGAACGTACTGCACAATGCGGAGCTCTTCACCGTCGCCGTCTCTGACGCCTCTCTGGTGGCCCAGCGGGCCTTTATCGCGGCGCAGGCCCTTGGTCTTGGCGGCGTGATCGTAGGAGGCGTCCGCAATGAGACCGCCAAAATGGCCCGCCTCTTTGACCTGCCGGAGCTGGTATTCCCGCTGTACGTGCTCTGCCTGGGCTATCCTGAGTCCGTTCCCGTGCAGCGCCCACGCTTCGAGACCCGGTTTATCCACGCGGTGGACCGCTATCCCGCCCTCCCAGATCCCGACGCGCTGGTTGCCTATGACAACGAGGTCCGCGAATACTTCCTCAAGCACACCAGCGATCCCAACGAGTTCGGCTGGATCGCCCGCGGACAGCACGCCATCTCCTCCAAGCCCCGGTATGCGGTGGGCGAGTACCTGAAGGAGGCCGGCTTCCTGACAAAGACGGAGCCCTCTGTGTAA
- a CDS encoding tripartite tricarboxylate transporter TctB family protein: protein MVLNESKAEKILGVVFTVLGVLLLAVIIPTQIAYVKNAYPQPRFFPNIIAGLMTVLGIVLFASGWRKGKAPKQEDEETYSLGKKETRLVLLTLGIVILYVIILHFIPYIPATMVFLAVLITLYGQRNKLKIILPSVLLPIIIYVGFTYGLQLHMP from the coding sequence ATGGTTCTGAACGAAAGCAAGGCAGAAAAAATCCTGGGTGTGGTATTTACCGTCCTGGGCGTTCTCCTTCTGGCGGTCATCATCCCGACACAGATCGCCTACGTCAAAAATGCCTACCCCCAGCCCCGGTTCTTCCCCAATATCATCGCGGGATTGATGACCGTGCTGGGCATCGTGCTGTTTGCCAGCGGCTGGCGCAAGGGGAAAGCCCCAAAGCAGGAGGATGAGGAGACCTATTCCCTCGGCAAGAAGGAGACCCGCCTGGTCCTTTTGACCCTGGGGATCGTGATCCTTTATGTCATTATCCTTCACTTCATCCCCTATATTCCCGCCACGATGGTTTTCCTGGCCGTGCTCATCACTCTTTATGGGCAGCGCAACAAGCTGAAAATCATTCTGCCGTCGGTGCTCCTGCCTATCATCATCTACGTCGGCTTCACCTACGGGCTTCAGCTGCACATGCCTTAA
- a CDS encoding 3-keto-5-aminohexanoate cleavage protein, producing the protein MGKKLIITAALCGAGTMKSQTPYVPVTPEEIAADAVAVVKAGASVIHIHVRDDEGKNTMETERFCHVVNLVREELAKANLDAVLNLTSSGSKFSEDMRLAHLPILKPEMCSYDPGSMNWANSYIFANSPSFLERLGTLCQKEAIKPECEVFDGGMMGNIAYYMKKGFLATPVHYQFVLGVSGGMPGNADSLAYLLPKMLPGSTWSITGIGKDHLPCMLLGLAEGCDGLRVGLEDNIFLEKGVLATNAQLVERACKLGELAGRTIATAADAREILHLTKHV; encoded by the coding sequence ATGGGCAAAAAACTCATCATCACCGCGGCACTCTGCGGGGCGGGCACCATGAAATCCCAGACGCCCTACGTGCCCGTCACACCCGAGGAGATCGCCGCCGACGCCGTGGCCGTCGTGAAGGCCGGCGCCTCCGTCATCCACATCCACGTCCGGGACGACGAGGGCAAGAACACCATGGAGACCGAGCGCTTCTGCCACGTGGTCAACCTGGTTCGGGAGGAGCTGGCCAAGGCCAATCTGGACGCCGTCCTCAACCTCACCTCCTCCGGCTCCAAGTTCTCCGAGGATATGCGCCTTGCCCACCTGCCCATCCTCAAGCCGGAGATGTGCTCCTACGACCCCGGCTCCATGAACTGGGCCAACAGCTACATCTTTGCCAACAGCCCCTCCTTCCTGGAGCGCCTGGGCACCCTCTGCCAGAAGGAGGCCATCAAGCCTGAGTGCGAGGTCTTTGACGGCGGCATGATGGGCAACATCGCCTACTATATGAAGAAGGGCTTCCTCGCCACCCCCGTCCACTATCAATTCGTGCTGGGCGTGTCGGGCGGCATGCCGGGCAACGCCGACTCGCTGGCCTATCTGCTGCCCAAGATGCTCCCCGGCTCCACCTGGTCCATCACGGGCATCGGTAAAGACCATCTGCCCTGCATGCTGCTGGGCCTGGCCGAGGGCTGCGACGGCCTGCGGGTGGGCCTGGAGGACAACATCTTCCTGGAGAAGGGCGTCCTGGCCACCAACGCGCAGCTGGTGGAGCGGGCCTGCAAGCTGGGCGAGCTGGCCGGCCGCACCATCGCCACCGCTGCCGACGCCCGGGAGATCCTCCACCTCACCAAGCACGTTTAA
- a CDS encoding tripartite tricarboxylate transporter TctB family protein yields the protein MKKKYMDCISGTVLILFALWGWYETSTWKVSAASSGLSPRVYPRAVFTCILICGAIILGRALFKMFLSKKDSAAELDRVIDMHLVNVAAVTVLTLVYIFALRAFGFLFTTPVFLFLAMLLFGERKWLRMVIISVAGTAVLYLFFVQIMSVRF from the coding sequence ATGAAGAAGAAATACATGGATTGTATCTCAGGTACGGTACTTATCTTGTTTGCCCTCTGGGGTTGGTATGAGACGTCCACCTGGAAAGTATCCGCTGCATCCAGCGGCCTCTCCCCCAGAGTCTATCCTCGCGCGGTATTCACCTGCATTCTCATCTGCGGCGCCATCATCCTGGGCAGGGCCCTTTTTAAGATGTTCCTTTCCAAGAAGGACTCTGCGGCTGAGCTGGACCGTGTGATCGACATGCACCTGGTAAACGTCGCCGCGGTTACCGTCCTAACTCTAGTTTATATTTTTGCACTTCGCGCCTTTGGGTTCCTATTCACCACGCCTGTCTTTCTTTTCCTTGCCATGCTGCTGTTCGGTGAGCGGAAGTGGCTTCGCATGGTGATCATCAGTGTCGCGGGTACTGCTGTGCTGTACTTGTTCTTCGTTCAGATCATGAGCGTACGCTTCTAA
- a CDS encoding Bug family tripartite tricarboxylate transporter substrate binding protein: MKKTCKRLLVSLMAAATLFSLAACSGGSNQPASTGTPASTSPDGATLDFPKQDITLIVPYAAGGTTDLLARALTTQLSDDLGVNVIVQNVEGGGGTTGTSQAVNSKADGYTLAICSNGGYLINPEINEVGYTWETTTPICIVSEIPIALGVAASSPYETLQDLIDAAAAAPGSVTYVSPGANSTPHLLVAAVGQQAGVQWNHSPNSSSPAAIAELIGGHIDAVSVNLPTFKSSTNDGSVRLLAVTGDERNPSYPDVPTFKELGYDFPASVYFCIVGPADMDPAVAQCLSDAVGAAMENADVQDSFTKLDFPMSFTSSEDFAARIPEDFALYEGILKDLGVLS, translated from the coding sequence ATGAAAAAGACTTGCAAACGGCTCTTGGTTTCCCTGATGGCAGCGGCCACGCTCTTCTCTCTTGCAGCGTGCTCCGGCGGCTCCAACCAGCCCGCTTCCACCGGAACTCCCGCTTCGACTTCTCCGGACGGCGCCACGCTGGACTTCCCCAAGCAGGACATCACCCTCATCGTTCCCTATGCCGCCGGCGGCACCACCGATCTGCTGGCCCGCGCCCTGACCACTCAGCTGAGCGATGACCTTGGTGTCAACGTGATCGTACAGAATGTGGAGGGCGGCGGCGGTACCACCGGTACCTCCCAGGCCGTAAACAGCAAGGCCGATGGCTACACGCTGGCCATCTGCTCCAACGGCGGCTACCTCATCAATCCCGAGATCAACGAAGTGGGCTATACCTGGGAGACCACCACTCCCATCTGCATCGTCTCCGAGATTCCCATCGCTCTCGGAGTTGCCGCCAGCAGCCCCTATGAGACCCTGCAGGACCTGATTGACGCGGCCGCCGCCGCCCCCGGCAGCGTGACCTATGTTTCCCCCGGCGCCAACAGCACCCCCCATCTTCTGGTTGCCGCCGTTGGCCAGCAGGCCGGCGTACAGTGGAACCACTCCCCCAACAGCAGTTCCCCCGCCGCCATTGCCGAGCTGATCGGCGGCCACATTGACGCCGTATCCGTCAACCTGCCCACCTTCAAGAGCTCTACCAATGACGGCAGCGTCCGCCTGCTGGCCGTTACCGGCGACGAGCGCAACCCGTCTTATCCTGACGTCCCTACCTTTAAAGAGCTGGGCTATGATTTCCCCGCCTCTGTCTACTTCTGCATCGTCGGCCCTGCCGACATGGACCCCGCTGTGGCGCAGTGCCTTTCCGATGCCGTAGGCGCCGCCATGGAAAATGCCGATGTGCAGGACTCCTTTACCAAGCTGGATTTCCCCATGAGCTTCACCAGTTCTGAGGACTTCGCTGCCCGGATCCCGGAAGACTTTGCCCTGTACGAGGGGATTCTGAAGGACCTGGGCGTCCTCTCCTGA
- a CDS encoding sigma-54 interaction domain-containing protein has product MTGTEQMSRHLLSHTRSVFGDRLGVACFTRNVDEPSLFKEYCARRPGIIIGLSEESVEYARARSEGIPIINARFCLHEPRNIDKLFLLPPGKEVLVINKTKLHTEETIRALEDMGIRHIRYVPYYEGCAEDVSGLDTAISPSVFNYGPQHITNRIDIGFRGITIETCAAIAEALDMPKDYLNNYINIQRNVLTQTFKHLSEEYLQAQHLKNTLQSMIDNLDEAIVAVDQENRIVALNALAVELFQLDGETAPGNPFEWLVKHSYLEQDILDTPEDWKTVVNIGERQCYMTFASVELSGITTRIVRFRDVNRAQANDSNMRRLLYQKHKGHVAKYHFENLCMADSAMQKVVGTARSLAATNYTILITGESGTGKELLASSIHNASARANCPFVAANFAAIPENLIESELFGYEEGAFTGAKKHGKAGLFELAHTGTIFLDEIGDASLSVQARLLRVLEEKEVMRVGDTKVTPIDVRVIAATNKDLRELIRQGQFRSDLYFRINVFQLMLPPLRERTESIFPLIGSFSRGKIARESFTENAIHIIETYDWPGNLRELRNMVDYISIMRSRKKKIDEDQLPIDITAAASQGYQPYCPSMEQVISRFGRPLVQTLLELLAQNKDGEIRYSRSDILQYLQARKLRCSTTMLRAILSELEGQGMVLAGKTRQGTRLSASGQRYLDALHAEE; this is encoded by the coding sequence GTGACGGGGACAGAACAAATGTCCCGGCATTTGCTGTCCCACACCAGGTCTGTTTTCGGGGACAGGCTCGGGGTAGCCTGTTTTACCCGAAATGTGGACGAGCCCTCTCTTTTCAAGGAGTACTGTGCGCGAAGGCCCGGGATCATCATCGGGCTGTCGGAGGAGTCGGTGGAATATGCGCGGGCCCGTTCAGAGGGAATCCCCATCATCAACGCCCGATTTTGCCTCCATGAGCCCCGAAACATCGATAAGCTCTTCCTCTTGCCGCCGGGCAAGGAGGTCCTGGTCATCAATAAGACCAAGCTCCACACGGAGGAGACGATCCGGGCGCTGGAGGATATGGGCATCCGCCACATCCGGTATGTCCCCTATTACGAGGGCTGCGCCGAGGATGTTTCCGGGCTGGACACCGCCATTTCTCCCAGTGTGTTCAACTACGGACCCCAGCACATCACCAACCGGATCGACATCGGATTCCGGGGCATCACCATAGAGACATGCGCGGCCATCGCTGAGGCGCTGGACATGCCCAAGGATTATTTGAACAACTATATCAATATCCAGAGGAACGTACTGACGCAAACCTTTAAGCATCTCAGCGAAGAATACCTACAGGCCCAGCACCTGAAAAACACGCTGCAGTCCATGATCGACAATCTGGATGAGGCCATTGTGGCGGTGGACCAGGAAAACCGGATCGTGGCGCTCAACGCTCTGGCCGTGGAGCTCTTTCAGCTCGACGGGGAGACGGCGCCCGGGAATCCCTTCGAGTGGCTTGTCAAGCACAGCTATTTGGAGCAGGACATCCTGGACACGCCGGAGGATTGGAAGACCGTTGTGAACATCGGAGAGCGCCAGTGCTATATGACCTTTGCGTCCGTGGAGCTCTCCGGTATCACCACCCGGATCGTACGCTTCCGGGATGTAAACCGTGCCCAAGCCAACGATTCCAACATGCGCCGGCTCCTCTACCAAAAGCATAAGGGACATGTGGCGAAGTACCATTTTGAAAACCTCTGTATGGCGGACAGCGCCATGCAGAAGGTGGTGGGCACGGCCAGGAGCCTGGCCGCCACGAATTACACCATCCTCATCACCGGCGAGAGCGGCACCGGAAAGGAGCTGCTGGCCTCCTCCATCCACAATGCGTCCGCACGGGCAAACTGCCCCTTCGTGGCCGCCAACTTTGCGGCCATTCCGGAAAATCTCATCGAGAGCGAACTCTTCGGCTATGAGGAAGGGGCCTTCACCGGTGCGAAGAAGCACGGAAAGGCCGGGCTCTTCGAGCTGGCCCACACAGGGACCATTTTCCTGGATGAGATCGGCGACGCCTCCCTCTCCGTTCAGGCCCGGCTCCTCCGGGTGCTGGAGGAAAAGGAGGTCATGCGGGTGGGGGACACGAAGGTCACCCCCATCGACGTCCGGGTCATCGCCGCCACCAACAAGGACCTCCGGGAACTCATCCGGCAGGGACAGTTCCGGTCCGACCTCTACTTCCGCATCAATGTGTTCCAGCTCATGCTGCCGCCCCTGCGGGAGCGGACAGAGAGCATCTTCCCGCTGATCGGCAGCTTTTCCAGGGGGAAGATCGCGCGGGAGAGCTTTACAGAAAACGCGATACATATCATAGAGACCTACGACTGGCCGGGCAATCTCCGGGAACTGCGGAACATGGTGGATTACATCTCCATCATGCGCAGCCGGAAGAAAAAGATCGATGAGGATCAGCTCCCCATCGACATCACGGCGGCGGCCAGCCAGGGCTACCAGCCCTATTGTCCCTCTATGGAGCAGGTGATCAGCCGCTTCGGCCGCCCGCTGGTGCAGACGCTCCTGGAGCTGCTCGCCCAGAACAAAGATGGAGAGATTCGCTACAGCCGCTCGGATATTCTCCAGTACCTGCAGGCGCGGAAGCTGCGCTGCTCCACCACCATGCTGCGCGCCATCCTCTCCGAACTGGAAGGGCAGGGCATGGTCCTGGCGGGCAAGACCCGGCAGGGGACCCGGCTGTCCGCATCCGGGCAGCGGTATTTGGACGCCCTGCATGCGGAAGAGTGA
- a CDS encoding LysR family transcriptional regulator: MDLLQLKYFSELAKRQHLNKTAQEMLVTPSAISSSLARLEKEMGVKLFDRVGRNIRLNNYGKILQKYVDQVFYALDSAETEIKEAQNLGEASVSVAVTNPNLWNNPLRAFSAEHPEISISLLAFDTGTNSDYSGRSNPLVENADFYIATTGEIINPKYEFEYQLLFNSQVFLAVPPTHRFAGRAWIDLAEAKDEWFVNSPHNTSFRNFCDSLCLKAGFTPKSRIECDYILRPRMLISENMVCIATSTGQNSGLYDGTVMIPIVNPPCSRPQAIYWRAKSHLCKSAQIFKDFMVDYCSKL; this comes from the coding sequence ATGGACTTGCTGCAGTTGAAGTACTTTTCCGAGTTGGCAAAACGGCAGCACCTGAACAAAACGGCGCAGGAAATGCTGGTGACTCCCTCCGCCATCAGCTCCAGCCTGGCCAGACTGGAGAAGGAAATGGGCGTTAAGCTGTTTGACCGGGTGGGAAGAAATATCCGGCTGAACAATTATGGGAAAATATTACAGAAATATGTGGATCAGGTCTTTTATGCGCTGGACAGTGCAGAGACGGAGATCAAGGAGGCTCAGAATCTGGGCGAAGCAAGCGTCTCTGTGGCGGTGACCAATCCAAACCTCTGGAACAATCCGCTGCGCGCCTTTTCGGCTGAACATCCGGAGATTTCCATCTCCCTGCTCGCGTTCGACACAGGGACGAACTCCGATTATTCCGGCCGCTCGAACCCCCTGGTGGAGAACGCTGATTTTTATATTGCCACGACAGGGGAGATCATCAACCCCAAGTATGAATTCGAATACCAGCTTCTCTTTAATTCCCAGGTGTTTTTGGCCGTTCCGCCGACTCACCGATTTGCCGGGCGGGCATGGATCGATCTGGCGGAGGCCAAAGACGAGTGGTTTGTCAATTCCCCTCACAATACCTCTTTTCGGAATTTTTGCGATAGTCTCTGCCTCAAGGCAGGGTTTACGCCGAAATCGAGGATCGAGTGCGACTATATCCTGCGCCCAAGAATGCTCATCAGTGAAAATATGGTCTGTATTGCCACTTCGACGGGACAGAACAGCGGGCTGTATGACGGCACTGTCATGATTCCAATTGTAAACCCACCCTGTTCCCGGCCCCAGGCGATTTACTGGAGGGCAAAAAGCCATCTGTGCAAGAGCGCCCAGATATTCAAAGACTTCATGGTGGATTATTGCAGTAAGCTGTAG
- a CDS encoding thiolase family protein has product MSQTVREVVVAAYGRTGIAKARKGGLHLTHPVDFTGQLLAGVVRKVPQLAVSEIDDVVLGCARPQEIQCSNIGRLSALRAGFPASVPGQTVSRLCSSGLQAIGSAANSIAVGEADVIVAGGVEFLTSIGMGTPEQYQCKELKEIDDGPYLSMGITAENVARRYGVSRAEMEALAVESHRRAHAAQEAGVFDAEIVPVNAVQEDGSTALFRRDEGIRPGTTAEKLAELKPCFLEDGLVTAATSSQVSDGAAAVVLMSREKAEQLGVRPIARFLGFAVAGVDPSYMGIGPIYAVPKIMARTGLTVADMDVIELNEAFAAQAIPCIRELGIDTQRQLNPNGGAMALGHPLGATGGILTCKLLNELTRRRGRYGLVTMCVGGGMGAAGIYEMLD; this is encoded by the coding sequence ATGAGTCAAACAGTGCGGGAAGTTGTTGTGGCGGCCTACGGGCGCACGGGGATCGCCAAGGCGCGAAAGGGGGGGCTGCACCTTACCCATCCGGTGGATTTTACCGGGCAGCTGCTGGCGGGCGTGGTCCGCAAGGTACCCCAGTTGGCTGTAAGTGAAATCGACGACGTGGTGCTAGGCTGCGCCCGGCCCCAGGAGATCCAGTGCTCCAACATCGGCCGCCTGTCGGCGCTGCGGGCGGGCTTCCCGGCCAGCGTACCGGGGCAGACGGTGTCCCGGCTGTGTTCCTCGGGCCTGCAGGCCATCGGGAGCGCGGCCAATTCCATCGCGGTGGGGGAGGCCGATGTGATCGTGGCCGGCGGCGTGGAGTTCCTCACCTCTATCGGAATGGGGACACCGGAACAGTACCAGTGTAAAGAGCTCAAGGAGATTGACGATGGCCCCTATCTCTCCATGGGTATAACAGCGGAAAATGTGGCGCGGCGCTACGGGGTGAGCCGGGCCGAGATGGAGGCCCTGGCAGTAGAGAGCCACCGGCGGGCCCATGCGGCGCAGGAGGCCGGCGTGTTCGACGCCGAGATCGTGCCGGTAAACGCGGTCCAGGAGGACGGAAGCACTGCGCTTTTCCGGCGGGACGAGGGGATACGGCCCGGCACCACGGCGGAAAAGCTGGCTGAGCTCAAGCCATGCTTCCTGGAGGACGGGCTGGTGACGGCGGCCACGTCCTCCCAGGTCAGCGACGGCGCGGCCGCCGTGGTCCTGATGAGCCGGGAGAAGGCGGAACAGCTCGGCGTGCGCCCCATCGCCCGGTTCCTGGGCTTCGCGGTGGCGGGGGTGGACCCCTCCTATATGGGGATCGGCCCCATCTACGCCGTACCCAAGATCATGGCCCGTACCGGACTCACGGTGGCGGATATGGATGTGATCGAGCTCAATGAGGCGTTCGCGGCCCAGGCCATCCCCTGTATCCGGGAGCTGGGGATCGATACCCAGCGTCAGCTCAACCCCAACGGCGGCGCCATGGCGCTGGGACATCCGCTGGGCGCCACGGGGGGGATTCTCACCTGCAAGCTGCTCAACGAACTCACCCGGCGCCGCGGGCGCTACGGCCTCGTGACCATGTGTGTGGGCGGCGGTATGGGAGCCGCCGGGATCTATGAGATGCTGGACTGA